In Phacochoerus africanus isolate WHEZ1 chromosome 14, ROS_Pafr_v1, whole genome shotgun sequence, one genomic interval encodes:
- the LOC125114841 gene encoding uncharacterized protein LOC125114841 isoform X1, with protein MLRAPRPGPAAWPRAGRGGRDRAKGGAAAVLPGVGAPRAVRYRYRIGRSVQPRQGAAEVTARTTLEQISLVKRDTANHAHLTPEESWSFRMRQGTHQLAQHPPLLLASEEPFDLGCTKVGEFSCHLLCLRPLSWPWSAHRGTPPAQAPLMGSSGLPGQKSLSLTVTPGTPRGHDPHGLPSTHACCPPAWFSIQAPYQPTFRVSKPRPPRCVAWFSQG; from the exons ATGCTACGTGCGCCCCGCCCCGGACCCGCTGCCTGGCCGCGCGCGGGACGTGGGGGACGTGACCGCGCCAAGGGAGGAGCCGCCGCCGTATTGCCTGGAGTAGGCGCCCCCCGCGCCGTCCGCTACCGCTACCGTATTGGCCGGAGCGTACAGCCAAGGCAGGGGGCCGCCGAG GTGACTGCGAGGACCACCCTGGAGCAAATCAGCCTTGTCAAGAGGGACACCGCTAACCA TGCCCATCTGACCCCTGAAGAATCCTGGTCCTTCAGAATGAGGCAGGGGACCCACCAACTCGCACAGCACCCACCCCTGCTCTTGGCTTCAGAGGAGCCCTTTGACCTGGGTTGCACGAAGGTTGGTGAGTTCAGCTGCCATCTCCTGTGCCTCAGACCCCTCAGCTGGCCATGGTCAGCACACAGAGGGACCCCGCCAGCCCAAGCGCCTCTGATGGGCAGCTCAGGGCTTCCGGGACAGAAGTCTTTGTCCCTCACCGTGACTCCAGGCACCCCCCGCGGCCACGACCCCCATGGCCTCCCTTCCACTCATGCCTGCTGCCCACCGGCCTGGTTCAGCATCCAGGCGCCTTATCAACCAACTTTCCGGGTAAGTAAACCCAGGCCCCCCAGGTGTGTCGCCTGGTTTTCCCAGGGCTAG
- the LOC125114841 gene encoding uncharacterized protein LOC125114841 isoform X3: MLRAPRPGPAAWPRAGRGGRDRAKGGAAAVLPGVGAPRAVRYRYRIGRSVQPRQGAAEVTARTTLEQISLVKRDTANHAHLTPEESWSFRMRQGTHQLAQHPPLLLASEEPFDLGCTKAPPAATTPMASLPLMPAAHRPGSASRRLINQLSG; encoded by the exons ATGCTACGTGCGCCCCGCCCCGGACCCGCTGCCTGGCCGCGCGCGGGACGTGGGGGACGTGACCGCGCCAAGGGAGGAGCCGCCGCCGTATTGCCTGGAGTAGGCGCCCCCCGCGCCGTCCGCTACCGCTACCGTATTGGCCGGAGCGTACAGCCAAGGCAGGGGGCCGCCGAG GTGACTGCGAGGACCACCCTGGAGCAAATCAGCCTTGTCAAGAGGGACACCGCTAACCA TGCCCATCTGACCCCTGAAGAATCCTGGTCCTTCAGAATGAGGCAGGGGACCCACCAACTCGCACAGCACCCACCCCTGCTCTTGGCTTCAGAGGAGCCCTTTGACCTGGGTTGCACGAAG GCACCCCCCGCGGCCACGACCCCCATGGCCTCCCTTCCACTCATGCCTGCTGCCCACCGGCCTGGTTCAGCATCCAGGCGCCTTATCAACCAACTTTCCGGGTAA
- the LOC125114841 gene encoding uncharacterized protein LOC125114841 isoform X2: protein MLRAPRPGPAAWPRAGRGGRDRAKGGAAAVLPGVGAPRAVRYRYRIGRSVQPRQGAAEVTARTTLEQISLVKRDTANHAHLTPEESWSFRMRQGTHQLAQHPPLLLASEEPFDLGCTKVGTPRGHDPHGLPSTHACCPPAWFSIQAPYQPTFRVSKPRPPRCVAWFSQG, encoded by the exons ATGCTACGTGCGCCCCGCCCCGGACCCGCTGCCTGGCCGCGCGCGGGACGTGGGGGACGTGACCGCGCCAAGGGAGGAGCCGCCGCCGTATTGCCTGGAGTAGGCGCCCCCCGCGCCGTCCGCTACCGCTACCGTATTGGCCGGAGCGTACAGCCAAGGCAGGGGGCCGCCGAG GTGACTGCGAGGACCACCCTGGAGCAAATCAGCCTTGTCAAGAGGGACACCGCTAACCA TGCCCATCTGACCCCTGAAGAATCCTGGTCCTTCAGAATGAGGCAGGGGACCCACCAACTCGCACAGCACCCACCCCTGCTCTTGGCTTCAGAGGAGCCCTTTGACCTGGGTTGCACGAAGGTTG GCACCCCCCGCGGCCACGACCCCCATGGCCTCCCTTCCACTCATGCCTGCTGCCCACCGGCCTGGTTCAGCATCCAGGCGCCTTATCAACCAACTTTCCGGGTAAGTAAACCCAGGCCCCCCAGGTGTGTCGCCTGGTTTTCCCAGGGCTAG